The Catenulispora sp. GP43 genome has a window encoding:
- a CDS encoding GMC family oxidoreductase N-terminal domain-containing protein — MSTVEQTDVLVVGSGFGGAIAAYHLAAGGARVMVLERGPWLTGEDFDQDFRFGASGTRIFDFVIGNGMSLLGGNCVGGGSVVYFAAMPRAPRFVFERRGSIGRRMWPAALSRDTLEPWYDRVAEALPISQLGWNDATYSGGLWAAACAHAGRTANPVPAAIDRELCTNCNWMLAGCRFDAKRSMLLNYLPAAVSHGAQIRPLHEVQQISRTGDGSYQVAYNTVHDVDYRVVTGSGTIQAKIVVLAAGAGATPVILQRSEPALGPMPYAVGRYFSGNGERLNTAIIDEDKAREVLGLDRGNGRAYAANQIGKGPTVASWDDLDPDKPEFERFSLEQLYFPPGLGTILAQTPDADAAVPAWFGPRKKEIVERWQSWLTIFTTSEDDNEGVFGPPPPTGNATRFSQQMLGFGPLTYRPTANTLHGWELSDAEIKRVLEKDGLAKVRPWTNDVVGAYTVHPLASCRIGDDPATSALDDTHELRGHPGIFVTDGSAVPGALLVNPAFTIAALAERAMPGIVRAARERGVDVRYGAPSPDGATAAREASWKQAVRLAGAAGA, encoded by the coding sequence ATGAGCACCGTGGAGCAGACCGACGTCCTGGTCGTCGGCAGCGGCTTCGGCGGCGCCATCGCCGCCTACCACCTGGCCGCCGGCGGGGCGCGGGTGATGGTGCTGGAGCGCGGTCCGTGGCTCACCGGCGAGGACTTCGACCAGGACTTCCGGTTCGGCGCCTCCGGGACCCGGATCTTCGACTTCGTCATCGGCAACGGGATGAGCCTGCTGGGCGGCAACTGCGTCGGCGGGGGCAGCGTCGTGTACTTCGCCGCGATGCCGCGCGCGCCGCGCTTCGTCTTCGAGCGGCGCGGGTCGATCGGGCGGCGGATGTGGCCGGCGGCGCTGAGCCGGGACACGCTGGAGCCGTGGTACGACCGGGTCGCCGAGGCGCTGCCGATCAGCCAGCTGGGCTGGAACGACGCCACCTACTCCGGCGGGCTGTGGGCCGCGGCGTGCGCGCACGCCGGCCGTACCGCCAACCCGGTGCCGGCGGCGATCGACCGGGAGCTGTGCACCAACTGCAACTGGATGCTGGCCGGCTGCCGGTTCGACGCCAAGCGGTCCATGCTGCTGAACTACCTGCCGGCGGCGGTGTCGCACGGCGCGCAGATCCGGCCGCTGCACGAGGTGCAGCAGATCTCGCGGACCGGCGACGGCTCGTACCAGGTCGCGTACAACACCGTGCACGACGTGGACTACCGCGTGGTCACCGGCAGCGGGACCATCCAGGCCAAGATCGTGGTGCTGGCCGCCGGGGCCGGGGCGACACCGGTGATCCTGCAGCGCTCGGAGCCCGCGCTGGGCCCGATGCCCTACGCGGTGGGGCGCTACTTCTCCGGCAACGGCGAGCGGCTGAACACCGCGATCATCGACGAGGACAAGGCCCGCGAGGTGCTGGGGCTGGACCGCGGCAACGGCCGGGCGTACGCGGCCAACCAGATCGGCAAGGGGCCCACCGTGGCCTCCTGGGACGACCTGGACCCGGACAAGCCGGAGTTCGAGCGCTTCTCCCTGGAGCAGCTGTACTTCCCGCCGGGTCTCGGCACCATCCTGGCTCAGACCCCTGACGCGGACGCGGCCGTGCCGGCCTGGTTCGGACCGCGCAAGAAGGAGATCGTCGAGCGCTGGCAGTCCTGGCTGACCATCTTCACCACCAGCGAGGACGACAACGAGGGCGTCTTCGGCCCGCCGCCGCCGACCGGCAACGCCACCCGCTTCTCCCAGCAGATGCTCGGCTTCGGCCCGCTGACCTACCGGCCGACGGCGAACACGCTGCACGGCTGGGAGCTCTCGGACGCGGAGATCAAGCGGGTGCTGGAGAAGGACGGCCTGGCGAAGGTGCGGCCCTGGACCAACGACGTGGTCGGCGCCTACACCGTGCACCCGCTGGCCTCCTGCCGGATCGGCGACGACCCGGCCACCTCGGCCCTGGACGACACGCACGAACTGCGCGGGCATCCGGGCATCTTCGTCACCGACGGCTCCGCGGTCCCCGGCGCACTGCTGGTCAACCCGGCGTTCACGATCGCGGCGCTGGCCGAGCGGGCGATGCCCGGCATCGTGCGCGCGGCGCGCGAGCGGGGCGTCGACGTGCGCTACGGGGCGCCGAGCCCCGACGGGGCGACGGCGGCGCGCGAGGCGTCCTGGAAGCAGGCGGTACGGCTGGCAGGTGCCGCAGGGGCCTGA
- a CDS encoding DUF5987 family protein, with amino-acid sequence MADEPGQTMTLEAFADTIVPGEKRFPGDRAIAGSAGGGGAVAAGAVDLMRTDAGGLAEALPDLVRELNKHAEAYREQLRLPADPDVPAFVALPAGHRAMLVADLVRPGNPERFLWVGLAIFSNMAFDTGAHLSTVQALADGHPGLTALGYSRPDADGLWRFPDFSYRRPLAPLHPHTTATGSPA; translated from the coding sequence ATGGCAGACGAACCGGGCCAGACGATGACCCTGGAGGCGTTCGCCGACACGATCGTGCCTGGTGAGAAGCGATTCCCCGGGGACCGGGCGATCGCCGGGAGCGCCGGCGGCGGCGGGGCCGTGGCGGCCGGCGCCGTGGACCTCATGCGCACCGACGCCGGCGGGCTGGCCGAGGCGCTGCCGGACCTGGTCCGGGAGCTCAACAAGCACGCCGAGGCCTACCGCGAGCAGCTGCGCCTGCCGGCCGACCCCGACGTCCCGGCGTTCGTGGCGCTGCCGGCCGGGCACCGCGCGATGCTGGTCGCCGACCTGGTGCGGCCCGGGAACCCGGAGCGGTTCCTGTGGGTGGGCCTGGCGATCTTCAGCAACATGGCCTTCGACACCGGGGCGCACCTGAGCACCGTGCAGGCCCTGGCCGACGGCCACCCCGGCCTGACGGCGCTGGGCTACAGCCGCCCCGACGCCGACGGGCTGTGGCGCTTCCCGGACTTCTCCTACCGGCGGCCGCTGGCCCCGCTGCATCCGCACACCACCGCCACCGGGAGCCCGGCATGA
- a CDS encoding helix-turn-helix domain-containing protein, with protein MNDAITRAAERAITTMHERLSEPVTVDDMARAAMFSKFHFTRMFQRATGVSPARFLSALRLQRAKHLLTSTTMTVVDISVLVGYNSVGTFSSRFSRSVGLSPTEYRRLGGHTDRIRVSEPRGTNPDVATVSGVIEGHDERGGRVFAGLFPECVPEGRPVCCTILDGPGPYRFDNVPTGRWYLLAQSAMEDDGAVRAGRARLGTEPPRAGDAPVWVGTLGPIVIRRGVEQHVVDLPLKPAGMLDPPVLLALQAARQEAVERVAERVAERVAAGVGS; from the coding sequence ATGAACGACGCCATCACCCGGGCCGCCGAGCGGGCCATCACCACGATGCACGAACGACTCAGCGAGCCGGTCACCGTCGATGACATGGCCCGCGCCGCGATGTTCAGCAAGTTCCACTTCACCCGCATGTTCCAGCGCGCCACCGGGGTCTCCCCGGCCCGGTTCCTGTCGGCGCTGCGGCTCCAGCGGGCCAAACACCTGCTCACCTCCACCACCATGACAGTGGTCGATATCAGCGTCCTGGTGGGCTACAACAGCGTGGGCACCTTCAGTTCCCGCTTCAGCCGCAGCGTCGGGCTCTCCCCGACCGAGTACCGGCGCCTGGGCGGGCACACTGACCGCATCCGGGTCTCGGAGCCGCGCGGCACCAACCCCGACGTCGCCACGGTCAGCGGCGTGATCGAGGGGCACGACGAGCGCGGCGGGCGGGTGTTCGCCGGCCTGTTCCCGGAGTGTGTGCCCGAGGGCCGTCCGGTCTGCTGCACGATCCTGGACGGACCGGGCCCGTACCGCTTCGACAACGTCCCCACGGGCCGCTGGTACCTGCTGGCGCAGTCCGCGATGGAGGACGACGGCGCGGTCCGCGCGGGCCGGGCACGCCTGGGCACGGAGCCGCCGCGCGCCGGGGACGCGCCGGTGTGGGTCGGCACCCTCGGCCCCATCGTCATCCGCCGCGGCGTCGAGCAGCACGTTGTCGACCTGCCGCTGAAGCCGGCCGGCATGCTCGACCCGCCGGTGCTGCTGGCGCTGCAGGCGGCACGGCAGGAGGCCGTCGAGCGGGTCGCGGAGCGGGTCGCGGAGCGGGTCGCGGCGGGCGTGGGCAGCTAG
- a CDS encoding MFS transporter, whose amino-acid sequence MQDATSGAPAQAAVTRAGRKEWVGLAVLALPALLVAMDIGALFLALPHLSADLGITGAQQLWVTDIYGFMLAGFLPTMGTLGDRVGRRRLLLIGATFFTLTSLLAAYSTSGAELIVARALLGVAGASLSPSTLALISTMFQDPKQQKQAIGIWSTCLFGGTALGPVIGGVMLEYFWWGSVFLLGVPVMVLLLAVGPKALPEFRNPEAGRLDYLSVLLSLGAVLPVVWGVKEFAAGGAADPVPAVAAIVAGLAPGVLFVRRQGALDHPMIDVGLFRRREFTGVLLVMSLGSLALAGMGIMSSQWIQSVADVSPGAAGLLQAPTGFGFAVGTALSAVLLKWFRPRTTMIIGASLSAAAYLVITQATATGWLAAVVLCYTLAALGVGPTYAQGTGIVVGSVPPEKAGSAASLSETSTVFGSTLGLALLGSLGAAVYRHRVSAAALHAIPGVDAGRARKNVAVADGIAAGLPHDAAEALRHTAGTAFTTAMTVVALACAVVCVGAALIVKLLIRDLGPVPAVPEAPENSAAPVNSVNSVNSEQDSPAAAVPLSKDVASG is encoded by the coding sequence ATGCAAGACGCGACTTCGGGAGCCCCGGCACAGGCAGCCGTCACACGGGCCGGACGCAAGGAGTGGGTGGGCCTGGCGGTCCTGGCGCTGCCCGCGCTGCTGGTCGCCATGGACATCGGCGCCTTGTTCCTGGCCCTGCCGCATCTGAGTGCGGACTTGGGGATCACCGGCGCCCAGCAGCTGTGGGTGACCGACATCTACGGGTTCATGCTCGCCGGGTTCCTGCCCACGATGGGGACGCTCGGGGACCGGGTCGGGCGGCGCCGGCTGCTGCTGATCGGCGCGACCTTCTTCACCCTCACGTCCCTGCTCGCCGCCTACTCCACCAGCGGTGCCGAGCTGATCGTGGCGCGGGCCCTGCTGGGCGTGGCCGGCGCTTCGCTGTCGCCGTCGACGCTGGCGCTGATCAGCACCATGTTCCAGGACCCCAAACAGCAGAAGCAGGCCATCGGGATCTGGTCGACGTGCCTGTTCGGCGGGACCGCGCTGGGCCCGGTCATCGGCGGCGTCATGCTGGAGTACTTCTGGTGGGGCTCGGTGTTCCTGCTCGGCGTGCCGGTGATGGTGCTGCTGCTGGCGGTGGGCCCGAAGGCGCTGCCGGAGTTCCGCAACCCCGAGGCCGGCCGGCTCGACTACCTCAGCGTCCTGCTGTCACTGGGCGCCGTCCTGCCGGTCGTGTGGGGCGTCAAGGAGTTCGCCGCCGGCGGCGCGGCGGACCCGGTGCCGGCCGTCGCGGCGATCGTGGCGGGCCTGGCGCCGGGGGTGCTCTTCGTCCGCCGGCAGGGCGCGCTGGATCATCCGATGATCGACGTGGGCTTGTTCCGGCGGCGGGAGTTCACCGGCGTCCTGCTGGTGATGTCCCTGGGCTCGCTGGCGCTGGCCGGCATGGGCATCATGAGCAGCCAGTGGATCCAGAGCGTCGCGGACGTCTCGCCGGGCGCCGCGGGCCTGCTCCAGGCGCCGACCGGATTCGGGTTCGCGGTCGGCACCGCGCTGTCGGCCGTGCTGTTGAAGTGGTTCCGCCCGAGGACCACGATGATCATCGGCGCCTCGCTGTCGGCGGCCGCCTACCTGGTGATCACGCAGGCCACGGCGACCGGCTGGCTGGCCGCGGTGGTCCTGTGCTACACGCTCGCCGCACTCGGCGTCGGCCCGACCTATGCGCAGGGCACCGGCATCGTCGTCGGATCGGTGCCGCCGGAGAAGGCCGGCTCGGCGGCATCGCTGTCGGAGACCTCGACGGTCTTCGGCTCGACCCTGGGCCTGGCGCTGCTGGGCAGCCTCGGCGCGGCGGTGTACCGGCACCGGGTCTCCGCCGCGGCGCTGCACGCGATCCCCGGCGTGGACGCCGGCCGGGCGCGCAAGAACGTGGCCGTGGCCGACGGCATCGCCGCCGGCCTGCCGCACGACGCGGCCGAGGCGCTGCGGCACACGGCCGGGACGGCGTTCACCACGGCGATGACGGTGGTCGCGCTGGCCTGCGCGGTGGTCTGCGTCGGCGCGGCCCTGATCGTCAAGCTCCTGATCCGCGACCTCGGGCCGGTTCCGGCGGTTCCAGAGGCTCCGGAGAATTCGGCGGCTCCGGTGAATTCGGTGAATTCGGTGAATTCGGAGCAGGACTCTCCGGCCGCCGCCGTGCCGTTGAGCAAAGACGTCGCATCGGGCTGA
- a CDS encoding extracellular solute-binding protein, producing the protein MTRTARAADVAVEVWLPRHSSVPSYADGIRKLAASFHELHPEYVIDVREPASGRGRTPALVQYSHSATQTALDMRSKSGAPLFVSPHDAIAGRREILGHPVVIGDVLAAARASYSYDGVLLAVPSLISTTLLYANTGLLEAAGVTRLPQTWNEVEGACEAVRGLPGVGHAITWPNQGWIFQQAVSQAGGLLADHGNGRRGRAEKMLLDSPEMLAFVGWWRRMHRQGRYLYPGRSTHGEDTIAAFAEQKVAFILASSAESDRLSRAGREHGFEVTAGRMPYSGRFPFAGNSAGGEAIWLTAGLEPAVRDGALAFLQYLMAPEHAAQRHLDTGFLPATGAAVKLLTAQGRFEHRRTPPAVALDQLAVSDRSPAALGALIGESARIQAAMTHAMHDVLLGEEDPAWRFAAANVEAQRLLDEYNARCRRDVLEARRAGLR; encoded by the coding sequence ATGACGAGGACCGCTCGGGCGGCCGATGTGGCGGTCGAGGTGTGGCTGCCGCGCCATTCCTCGGTCCCGTCCTACGCCGACGGGATCCGGAAGCTCGCGGCGTCGTTCCACGAGCTGCACCCGGAGTACGTGATCGACGTCCGGGAGCCCGCTTCCGGCAGAGGCCGCACGCCCGCGTTGGTCCAGTATTCGCACTCTGCGACCCAAACGGCACTGGACATGCGTTCGAAGTCCGGCGCCCCGCTCTTCGTCTCCCCGCACGATGCGATCGCGGGCCGCCGGGAGATCCTGGGGCATCCCGTGGTCATCGGCGATGTCCTGGCTGCCGCGCGTGCCTCGTACTCCTACGACGGGGTGCTGCTGGCCGTCCCGTCGCTGATCTCGACGACGCTGCTCTACGCCAACACCGGGCTTCTGGAGGCTGCCGGGGTGACGCGGCTGCCGCAGACCTGGAACGAGGTCGAGGGCGCGTGCGAGGCGGTGCGCGGCCTGCCCGGCGTCGGCCACGCCATCACCTGGCCGAACCAGGGCTGGATTTTTCAGCAGGCGGTCTCACAAGCCGGCGGTCTGCTCGCCGACCACGGGAACGGGCGCCGGGGCCGCGCGGAGAAGATGCTTCTGGACTCCCCGGAGATGCTGGCCTTCGTCGGCTGGTGGCGCCGCATGCACCGTCAGGGGCGCTACCTGTACCCCGGTCGCTCGACGCATGGCGAGGACACCATCGCAGCCTTCGCCGAGCAGAAGGTCGCCTTCATCCTCGCCTCCTCGGCCGAGTCCGACCGCCTGTCGCGGGCCGGACGCGAGCACGGCTTCGAGGTCACGGCCGGCCGCATGCCGTACAGCGGGAGATTCCCCTTCGCCGGCAACAGCGCCGGCGGGGAGGCGATCTGGCTGACGGCCGGTCTGGAGCCGGCCGTCCGTGACGGCGCGCTGGCGTTCCTGCAGTACCTGATGGCGCCCGAGCACGCGGCGCAGCGTCATCTCGACACCGGATTCCTGCCGGCCACCGGGGCGGCGGTGAAGCTGCTGACCGCCCAGGGCCGGTTCGAGCACCGGCGCACGCCGCCGGCGGTCGCCTTGGACCAGCTGGCCGTCTCCGACCGGTCCCCGGCCGCGCTCGGGGCGCTGATCGGGGAGTCCGCCCGGATCCAGGCCGCCATGACGCACGCCATGCACGATGTGCTGCTCGGCGAGGAGGACCCGGCCTGGCGCTTCGCGGCGGCGAACGTCGAGGCCCAGCGGCTGTTGGACGAGTACAACGCCCGGTGCCGCCGGGACGTGCTGGAGGCGCGGAGGGCCGGACTGCGGTGA
- a CDS encoding FAD-binding protein, which yields MTDTSAAVVTRDDPRYPALVEGYNHRFVGRPEQIRLARDAADVRAAVQEAVDSGRRVAVRSGGHCFEDFTAHPDVRVLIDLSALDHVGHDPGRDAFVVEPGAQLDHVYRTLHDGWGVTIPAGTCFEVAAGGHIAAGGYGPLSRRDGLVVDHLAAVEAVVVGADGQARVVVGTRDPDDPHHDLWWAHTGGGGGSFGVVTKYWLRTPGTPDADPARQLPRAPRAVLRRDTMWSWDAVSEADFRTLLRNYCTWYEENSKPGAPATALWSNLIITHRSGTMFILTSVIPDDAPDAAEILRAHTEAVTSGIQAAPMSATTETTETAENAETAETVPWLDTWLPSYSWPSDPAGRYKNKAGYLRRGFSDAQIAAIYRHLSSTDYDNPMGCLVVTGFGGQVGAVAPDATAVAQRDCILKASYSTGCWTDPADDERHLAWVRAYYRDVYAHSGGVPVPDAINDGSYIGYPDTDLADPEWNHSGSDWSALYFKDNYPRLQRAKQAYDPLDVFRHGLSVRLP from the coding sequence ATGACGGACACGAGCGCCGCCGTCGTCACCCGCGACGACCCCCGCTACCCCGCCCTCGTCGAGGGCTACAACCACCGTTTCGTCGGCCGCCCCGAGCAGATCCGGCTGGCCCGGGACGCCGCCGACGTCCGGGCCGCGGTCCAGGAGGCGGTGGACTCCGGCCGGCGGGTCGCCGTGCGCAGCGGCGGCCACTGCTTCGAGGACTTCACCGCGCACCCGGACGTCAGGGTCCTCATCGACCTGTCGGCGCTGGACCACGTCGGCCACGACCCCGGCCGCGACGCGTTCGTGGTGGAGCCCGGCGCCCAGCTGGACCACGTCTACCGCACCCTGCACGACGGCTGGGGCGTGACCATCCCGGCCGGCACCTGCTTCGAGGTCGCGGCCGGCGGGCACATCGCCGCGGGCGGCTACGGCCCGCTGTCCCGCCGCGACGGCCTGGTCGTGGACCACCTCGCGGCCGTCGAGGCGGTCGTGGTCGGCGCGGACGGCCAGGCGCGCGTCGTGGTGGGCACCCGCGACCCCGACGATCCGCACCACGACCTGTGGTGGGCGCACACCGGCGGCGGAGGCGGCAGCTTCGGCGTCGTCACCAAGTACTGGCTGCGCACCCCGGGGACGCCGGACGCGGACCCGGCCCGCCAGCTCCCCCGCGCGCCGCGCGCCGTGCTGCGCCGCGACACCATGTGGTCCTGGGACGCGGTCTCCGAGGCCGACTTCCGCACCCTGCTGCGCAACTACTGCACCTGGTATGAGGAGAACAGCAAGCCCGGCGCGCCGGCGACCGCGCTGTGGAGCAACCTGATCATCACCCACCGCTCGGGCACGATGTTCATCCTGACCTCGGTGATCCCCGACGACGCCCCGGACGCCGCCGAGATCCTGCGGGCCCACACCGAGGCCGTCACCAGCGGTATTCAGGCCGCGCCGATGTCGGCGACAACCGAGACAACCGAGACCGCTGAGAACGCCGAGACCGCCGAGACCGTGCCGTGGCTGGACACCTGGCTGCCGTCCTACAGCTGGCCCAGCGACCCGGCCGGCCGCTACAAGAACAAGGCGGGCTATTTGCGCCGCGGCTTCTCCGACGCGCAGATCGCCGCCATCTACCGGCACCTGTCCTCCACGGACTACGACAACCCGATGGGCTGCCTGGTCGTGACCGGATTCGGCGGCCAGGTGGGCGCCGTGGCCCCGGACGCCACCGCGGTGGCGCAGCGCGACTGCATCCTCAAGGCCTCCTACAGCACCGGCTGCTGGACCGACCCGGCCGACGACGAGCGCCACCTGGCCTGGGTCCGCGCGTACTACCGCGACGTCTACGCGCACTCCGGCGGCGTGCCGGTGCCGGACGCGATCAACGACGGCTCCTACATCGGCTACCCCGACACCGACCTGGCCGACCCGGAGTGGAACCACTCCGGGTCGGACTGGTCGGCGCTGTATTTCAAGGACAACTATCCGCGGTTGCAGCGCGCGAAGCAGGCTTATGACCCGCTGGATGTTTTCCGGCACGGGCTGTCGGTCCGCCTGCCCTGA
- a CDS encoding RNA polymerase sigma factor: MRSDQRLESLLAELRPSVLGALVRRHGQFDGCEDAVQEALVSAATQWPADGVPDNPRAWLLTVAGRRLTDYWRSDQARRTREVTVATMAPAESALAPAPDDDERVSADDDTLMLLFLCCHPALTPSSQVALTLRAVGGLTTEEIAQAFLVPQTSMTRRISRAKQQIKDAGMTFRMPPEDERAERTRAVLHVLYLIFNEGYAATAGEDLLRPDLTAEAIRLTRQAHRVLPGNGEVAGLLALMLLTEARRPARTLADGTLVPIAEQDRSQWNADLAEEGLALVVEALARPGVGPYRLQAAIAAVHVETPEGGQTDWPQILALYDLLEQMAPNSVVRLNRAVAMAMVKGPREGLGLLEPLEQDRWMAGSHRLSAVRAYLLEMDGDLPGAQEAYRTASSQAASGPERRYLAEQAERVAAALEDGLG, from the coding sequence GTGCGTTCCGACCAACGCCTGGAAAGTCTGCTCGCGGAGCTCAGGCCCTCGGTCCTCGGCGCGCTGGTCCGGCGCCACGGGCAGTTCGACGGCTGTGAGGACGCGGTGCAGGAGGCGCTCGTCTCGGCCGCCACGCAGTGGCCCGCCGACGGCGTCCCGGACAACCCGCGGGCCTGGCTGCTCACCGTGGCCGGCCGCCGGCTCACCGACTACTGGCGCAGCGACCAGGCGCGCCGCACCCGCGAGGTGACGGTCGCGACGATGGCGCCGGCGGAGTCCGCGCTGGCCCCGGCCCCGGACGACGACGAGCGGGTCTCCGCCGACGACGACACCCTGATGCTGCTGTTCCTGTGCTGCCACCCGGCGCTGACCCCGTCCTCGCAGGTGGCGCTGACCCTGCGCGCGGTGGGCGGCCTGACCACCGAGGAGATCGCCCAGGCCTTCCTGGTCCCGCAGACCTCGATGACCCGCCGGATCTCCCGCGCCAAGCAGCAGATCAAGGACGCGGGCATGACGTTCCGCATGCCGCCGGAGGACGAGCGCGCCGAGCGCACCCGCGCGGTCCTGCACGTCCTGTACCTCATCTTCAACGAGGGCTACGCCGCCACCGCGGGAGAGGACCTGCTGCGCCCGGACCTCACCGCCGAGGCCATCCGCCTGACCCGCCAGGCGCACCGCGTCCTGCCGGGCAACGGCGAGGTCGCCGGGCTGCTGGCGCTGATGCTGCTCACCGAGGCCCGCCGCCCGGCCCGCACCCTGGCCGACGGCACCCTGGTCCCGATCGCCGAGCAGGACCGCTCCCAGTGGAACGCCGACCTGGCCGAGGAGGGCCTGGCCCTGGTGGTCGAGGCACTGGCCCGCCCGGGCGTGGGGCCCTACCGGCTGCAGGCCGCCATCGCCGCGGTGCACGTCGAGACCCCCGAGGGCGGCCAGACCGACTGGCCGCAGATTCTGGCCCTGTACGACCTGCTCGAGCAGATGGCCCCGAACTCGGTGGTGCGCCTGAACCGCGCGGTGGCGATGGCCATGGTCAAGGGCCCGCGCGAAGGGCTCGGCCTGCTGGAGCCGCTGGAGCAGGACCGCTGGATGGCCGGCAGCCACCGCCTCAGCGCGGTGCGCGCGTACCTGCTGGAGATGGACGGCGACCTGCCCGGCGCGCAGGAGGCGTACCGGACCGCGTCGAGCCAGGCGGCCAGCGGGCCCGAGCGGCGGTATCTGGCCGAGCAGGCGGAGCGGGTGGCCGCCGCGTTGGAAGACGGATTGGGGTAG
- a CDS encoding FAD-dependent oxidoreductase — MSEAVHASAPATALPATAPPPATVAFPGDPAYDEATRVYNLAGPARPAAAVTATSAAEVQAAIGYAAARGQGVRVHTTGHSAGAAPEMTGAVLIRPVLRGGVEIDVGRRRAHIPAGTPWNEVVHAAAPHGLAAPHGTSGTVGAVGYLLHGGVSLYGRKVGLAANHVTAIELVTAEGRLRRVSLTQDPELFWALRGGGGGLGVVTAVELALFPAADLVTGAAFWSWTHAAAVVEAWYDWTLRAPEEVSTSLRVMNLPDLPMIPPMLKGGPVVCVAGVALGAAHARELLAPLRAVGEPVLDTWQDAGPETVPEVHMDPDEPGTFIGDHFLLSELGRDGIAAFLRTTGTGSGTGTSTGTGTGTGSDSPLIVAELRQLGGRMAVADPSGGALNHFEERFAYMGAGVPELRGTPAEIIEHCDRMRAALAPWDTGRTAPGFVKGLDRPRGHLSEADILAVERVRARVDPEGLFRGDAMPETVASALAAHSQEQS; from the coding sequence ATGTCAGAAGCCGTACACGCATCCGCGCCGGCGACAGCACTGCCGGCGACAGCGCCGCCGCCCGCGACCGTCGCCTTCCCCGGCGACCCCGCCTACGACGAGGCGACCCGCGTCTACAACCTCGCCGGACCGGCCCGCCCGGCCGCGGCGGTCACCGCCACCAGCGCCGCCGAGGTGCAGGCCGCGATCGGCTACGCGGCGGCGCGGGGGCAGGGGGTGCGCGTGCACACCACCGGCCATTCGGCCGGTGCCGCGCCCGAGATGACCGGTGCCGTGCTGATCCGGCCGGTTCTGCGCGGCGGGGTGGAGATCGACGTCGGGCGGCGCCGGGCCCACATTCCCGCCGGCACGCCGTGGAACGAGGTCGTCCACGCCGCCGCGCCGCACGGCCTCGCGGCCCCGCACGGGACCTCCGGCACCGTCGGCGCCGTGGGCTACCTGCTGCACGGCGGCGTCAGTCTCTACGGCCGCAAGGTCGGCCTGGCCGCCAACCACGTCACGGCGATCGAGCTGGTCACCGCGGAGGGCCGGCTGCGGCGGGTCAGCCTGACGCAGGACCCTGAGCTGTTCTGGGCCCTGCGCGGCGGGGGCGGCGGGCTCGGTGTCGTGACCGCCGTCGAGCTCGCGCTGTTCCCGGCCGCGGATCTGGTCACCGGTGCCGCCTTCTGGTCGTGGACGCACGCCGCGGCCGTCGTCGAGGCCTGGTACGACTGGACGCTGCGCGCCCCTGAGGAGGTCTCGACCTCCCTGCGCGTGATGAACCTCCCGGACCTGCCGATGATCCCGCCGATGCTCAAGGGCGGGCCGGTGGTGTGCGTCGCGGGCGTCGCGCTCGGCGCCGCGCACGCCCGGGAACTTCTGGCCCCGCTGCGGGCGGTCGGCGAACCGGTCCTGGACACCTGGCAGGACGCCGGCCCGGAAACCGTCCCCGAGGTCCACATGGACCCCGACGAGCCCGGCACCTTCATCGGCGACCACTTCCTGCTCTCCGAGTTGGGCCGCGACGGCATCGCCGCCTTCCTGCGCACGACCGGCACCGGCTCTGGCACTGGCACCAGCACTGGCACCGGCACCGGCACCGGCTCTGACTCCCCGCTGATCGTCGCGGAGCTGCGGCAGCTCGGCGGCCGGATGGCCGTCGCGGACCCCTCCGGCGGGGCGCTGAACCACTTCGAGGAGCGCTTCGCCTACATGGGTGCCGGCGTCCCGGAACTGCGCGGCACCCCTGCCGAGATCATCGAGCACTGCGACCGGATGCGCGCCGCCCTGGCTCCCTGGGACACCGGCCGGACCGCGCCGGGCTTCGTCAAAGGCCTCGACCGGCCGCGCGGCCACCTGTCCGAGGCCGACATCCTCGCGGTCGAGCGTGTCCGGGCCCGCGTCGACCCCGAGGGCCTGTTCCGTGGCGACGCCATGCCGGAGACCGTGGCCTCGGCGCTCGCGGCTCACTCCCAGGAGCAGTCATGA